One Trichosurus vulpecula isolate mTriVul1 chromosome 7, mTriVul1.pri, whole genome shotgun sequence genomic region harbors:
- the LOC118856457 gene encoding uncharacterized protein LOC118856457, producing the protein MALSSGPEAGLLVLPVLRRSLVETGQQPVPHTRAPKVRAGRALPEATPPRTLGQHRGLKQDGGSAPHGTGKVGGCGPVPGAGRMLEAARYPDWNVSFPSSRCIQSLGLPLRPPSQRTVSRSPCSARTAAHTSTPPPAVRRRRPSPQWPQSLLGTVVVHVAARVRSAGQRMPWHFIGSVTPNGSAGCHCTCQALWGFNWKPAGAGEAERVSAHAPGHPGCCRRGPGGRRDRASLAGRGGGAREPERVRRREATAAAEQSLGHVRRSRRWCQGSRPALQEAPPPAGRRRGAAQADARTMEDPDRRLEEGGEPPREGRRRRRRRKDKEPLVPSHFQASVTFQDVAVDFSRDEWRRLDAAQKALYREVMLENYENLVSLGLPVSKLDVISLLDRREAPRRLRERAPRDPQPDSISEEPGFGTKVIDRKQNISMKTSSKKKQPKVLPLHSKMTDTGKCDVNLEKQKGNPERQSRQITITLRKTFSKGRVPGRNCSLGSVSVPLWRRKSLRKYETLGMSFGDINKNLSKYNKFRKPFTYHSDLIKFHRLRGREKLYEHNECRKAFGRQSNLVRKLDIPTRQKYYKRNKYWKVFNRRGELIYQRIPPGIKFFECNVCGEAFKEKEMLEKHQRIHTGKKHFECNKCRKSFSRKENLITHKRTHTEVKSFDCSVCGKSFGRKVHLVRHHKIHTRVTSFECKECGKVFGERECLSIHQRTHTGEKPFSCSECGKAFSECKALKSHEKIHSGEKPFECDVCRKAFSQKGHLISHQRTHTTVRPFECNVCKKSFSQKGHLVSHQKTHKCNQCGKIFSDSNVLKDHQRTHTEEKLFKCDNCGKGFIHKSYLVKHQITHIEKKNFECNECGKAFHTKEHLSTHQKTHTGEKPFKCSECEKGFSQRENLIKHQTTHTGEKPFECNVCKKTFRQRAHLVSHQRTHTGEKPFECNQCGKAFGEKRSLNRHQKIHSGVKPFTCNECKKTFSRRTGLIVHQKVHTGEKGFECKVCRKSFSQRRTLLSHQKAHAEGKPFECSECGQTFSKKEMLEAHQKIHAGGKPYTCDECGKGFVRKDYLIRHQKTHTGEKPFKCNECGKGFVQKVHFIYHQRIHAKTKNFECSECKKAFGDKVLLSRHEKTHSGVKPFKCNECKRAFSQRTSLIIHQRSHTGEKPFPCNECGKFFTQKTVLLTHQKIHTGVKPFTCNECGKGFTQKVVLINHQKIHIGEKPLTCSEKEETSSNSKIPQSQQKVHSGEKRFCCGECGKGFCWRANLIRHRKTHTGEKPFECNECGKAFTERNYLVVHQRIHTGEKPFECNECGKAFSRRTNLITHQRIHTKEKPFPCNECGKAFSRGKALKKHQRIHTGEKFFECNVCKKGFNHRGHLVSHQRTHKRGKPISCDQCGKIFSRKTVLVRHQKTHSGEKPFSCSECGKAFGESETLKRHWRVHTGEKPFECNVCKKAFSQKGHLLSHQRTHTALELFECNEREKTASQKDPLIAHQRTHAGGKPFTCVECGEAFSEIKDLKKHQRTHSGEKSFTCSECGKVFSENEALKKHQKIHTEGKPFECNICKKAFNQKEHLISHQKTHITVNFFECIECEKTFSEKDHLITHQKTHAGVKLFTCIECGEAFSESKDFKKHQKTHSGEKSFTGSECRKAYSESEALKKHQKIHTEGKPFECNVCKKAFSQKEHLISHQKTHTAVKLFECNECGKTFNEKDSLISHQRTHTGGKPFTCIECGEAFSESETLKKHQKIHAGEKPFECNVCKKAFSQKGHLISHQKIHTALKLFECNECEKTFSEKDHLITHQRTHTEGKPQYIECGEGFNENEALKKHQKTHSGKKPFECNVCKKDFSQKEHLISHQKTHTAVKLFECNEHEKTSSEKDHLITHQRTHTGEKPFTCIECGEAFCESEDLKKHQKTHSGEKPFECDVCKKAFSLKGHLISHQKTHITVNFFECIECEKTFSEKDHLITHQKTHAGVKLFTCIECGESFSESKDLKKHQRTHREEKSFTCIECGKAFSESEALKKHQKVHSGEKPFECNVCKKAFSQKEHLISHQKTHITVNFFECIECEKTFSEKDHLITHQKTHAGVKLFTCIECGESFSESKDLRKHQRTHRGEKSFTCSECGKAFSESEALKKHQKVHAGEKPFECNVCKKAFSQKEHLISHQKTHTSVKLSECNEGGKTFNEKDSLVIHQRTHSGEKPFTCNECGKAFNERKALKKHQRIHTEEKSFDCNQCGKVFGEKEHLITHQKTHTGEKAFECSECGKNFSRKENLVRHQIIHTGEKSFERNKYRKSFSQRMHFIYHQGIHAGKKPFECSECGKAFSEKRTLNRHQKTHTGVKPFKCNECKKAFSRRTILIIHQRTHTGVKPFICNECGKAFSQTGHVIRHQRTHTGMKPFECNECGKSFSEKDHLITHQRSHTGEKPFACNECGKAFSRRTILITHQRTHTGVKPFECKECRKAFSQRGHLIYHQRIHTGEKPFECNECGKAFSWRANLLTHRRTHSEAKPFACKDCGKTFIERQTLFRHKRTHTSPKSCSL; encoded by the exons ATGGCCTTGAGCAGTGGCCCGGAAGCTGGGTTGCTGGTGTTGCCCGTGCTCAGACGCTCGTTGGTGGAGACCGGCCAGCAGCCCGTTCCCCATACCCGTGCCCCGAAAGTGCGTGCTGGGCGGGCTCTGCCAGAAGCAACTCCTCCCAGGACTCTTGGGCAACATCGGGGTCTTAAGCAAGATGGGGGCTCGGCCCCCCACGGGACCGGGAAGGTGGGGGGCTGTGGCCCTGTCCCAGGTGCCGGGAGGATGCTGGAGGCGGCCCGTTATCCGGACTGGAACGTCTCCTTCCCCAGCTCCAGGTGCATTCAGAGCCTCGG GCTGCCTCTCCGGCCTCCCTCCCAACGCACCGTCTCCCGCAGCCCCTGCTCGGCCAGGACAGCGGCTCACACTtcaacccccccccccgcagTGCGCAGGCGCAGGCCCTCCCCACAGTGGCCACAGAGCCTGCTGGGGACTGTAGTAGTCCACGTGGCAGCGCGCGTGCGCAGTGCGGGCCAGCGAATGCCTTGGCACTTCATTGGATCTGTCACCCCAAATGGCAGCGCAGGGTGTCA ctgcacctgtCAGGCATTGTGGGGCTTCAACTGGAAGCCTGCGGGGGCAGGGGAGGCTGAGAGAGTCAGTGCGCATGCGCCAGGCCACCCGGGCTGCTGCCGCAGAGGCCCGGGAGGCCGCAGGGACCGAGCCAGCTTGgccgggaggggggggggagcgAGGGAGCCAGAGCGAGTGCGCAGGCGCGAAGCAACAGCTGCCGCAGAGCAGAGCCTGGGGCACGTCCGCAGGAGCCGGCGCTGGTGTCAAGG GTCCCGGCCGGCTCTCCAGGAGGCCCCCCCTCCTGCTGGGAGAAGAAGGGGGGCTGCCCAGGCGGACGCGAGGACCATGGAGGACCCGGACCGAAGGCTCGAGGAGGGAG GGGAGCCCCCTCGGGAggggaggaggcggcggcggcgaaGGAAGGACAAGGAGCCGCTGGTCCCCAGCCACTTCCAG GCATCAGTGACATTCCAGGACGTGGCTGTGGACTTCAGCCGGGATGAGTGGAGGCGCCTGGATGCTGCTCAGAAGGCCCTCTACCGGGAGGTGATGTTGGAGAACTACGAGAACCTGGTTTCTCTGG GGCTTCCTGTTTCCAAGCTGGACGTGATCTCTCTGTTGGATAGAAGAGAAGCCCCACGGAGGTTGAGGGAACGTGCCCCCAGAGACCCTCAGCCAG attccATTAGTGAAGAGCCCGGGTTTGGAACGAAGGTAATAGATCGGAAGCAGAACATTTCCATGAAGACATCATCTAAGAAAAAACAACCAAAGGTTCTTCCTTTGCATTCCAAGATGACAGATACTGGAAAATGTGATGTTAATTTAGAGAAACAGAAGGGCAACCCAGAGAGACAATCCAGACAAATAACAATCACTCTGAGAAAAACTTTTAGTAAAGGGAGGGTACCTGGCAGAAATTGTAGCTTGGGGTCAGTCTCTGTTCCACTGTGGAGAAGGAAGAGTCTTAGAAAATATGAGACACTTGGAATGAgctttggggatataaataagaacctttctaagtataacaAATTTAGGAAGCCTTTCACTTATCATTCAGACCTAATTAAATTTCATAGACTACGTGGCAGAGAAAAACTTTATGAACACAATGAATGTAGAAAAGCCTTTGGGAGACAATCAAATCTTGTTAGAAAATTAGACATTCCTACAAGACAGAAATATTACAAACGTAACAAATATTGGAAAGTCTTTAACCGAAGGGGAGAACTGATTTATCAGAGAATTCCTCCGGGAATAAAATTCTTTGAGTGTAATGTGTGTGGGGAAgcctttaaggaaaaagaaatgcttgaaaaacatcaaagaattcatactggaaagaaacattttgaatgTAATAAATGTAGGAAAAGCTTCAGCCGAAAAGAAAATCTAATTACCCATAAGAGAACTCATACTGAAGTGAAATCTTTTGATTGTAGTGTCTGTGGGAAAAGTTTTGGACGGAAGGTACACCTTGTTAgacatcataaaattcatactcGAGTGACTTCATTTgaatgtaaagaatgtgggaaagtCTTTGGTGAAAGAGAATGCCTTAGTATCCACCAAAGaactcacactggagagaaacctttctcatgtagtgaatgtgggaaagccttcagtgaGTGTAAAGCTCTCAAAAGCCATGAGAAaattcatagtggagagaaaccctttgaatgtgATGTATGTAGGAAAGCCTTCAGTCAGAAGGGACACCTTATTTCtcatcagagaactcatactaCAGTGagaccttttgaatgtaatgtaTGTAAGAAATCCTTCAGTCAGAAGGGACACCTGGTTTCTCATCAGAAAACTCATAAATGTAACCAATGTGGGAAAATCTTCAGTGATAGTAATGTACTCAAAGAccatcagagaactcatactgaAGAGAAACTCTTTAAATGTGATAACTGTGGGAAAGGCTTTATACATAAATCATACCTTGTTAAACATCAGATAACtcacattgaaaagaaaaattttgaatgtaatgagtgtgggaaagcctttcATACAAAGGAACACCTCAGTACACACCAGAAAACTCATACGGGTGAGAAACCCTTTAAGTGTAGTGAATGTGAGAAAGGCTTCAGCCAGAGGGAAAATCTTATTAAACATCAGACAActcatactggggagaaaccctttgaatgtaatgtTTGTAAAAAAACCTTCAGGCAGAGAGCACATCTGGTATCtcatcagagaactcatactggggagaaaccctttgaatgtaatcagtgtgggaaagcctttggTGAGAAGCGAAGCCTTAAtagacatcagaaaattcattctGGAGTGAAACCCTTTACGTGTAATGAATGTAAGAAAACCTTCAGCCGAAGGACAGGCCTTATCGTCCATCAGAaagttcatactggagagaaaggTTTTGAATGTAAGGTATGTAGGAAATCTTTCAGTCAGAGGAGAACTCTGCTGTCTCATCAGAAAGCTCATGCTGAAGGAAAACCTTTtgaatgcagtgaatgtgggCAAACCTTCAGTAAGAAGGAGATGTTAGAAGCTCACCAGAAAATTCATGCTGGGGGGAAACCCTATAcatgtgatgaatgtgggaaaggtTTTGTGAGGAAGGATTACCTTATTAGACATCAGAAaactcacactggagagaaaccctttaagtgtaatgaatgtgggaaaggcttTGTCCAGAAGGTACACTTCATttatcatcagagaattcatgctaaaacaaaaaattttgaaTGTAGTGAGTGTAAAAAAGCCTTCGGTGACAAGGTACTCCTTAGTAGACATGAGAAAACTCATTCTGGAGTGAAACcttttaaatgtaatgaatgtaagAGAGCCTTCAGCCAAAGGACAAGCCTTATTATCCACCAGAGAtctcacactggagagaaaccctttccatgcaatgaatgtgggaaattTTTCACCCAAAAGACAGTCCTCCTTActcatcagaaaattcatactggagtgAAACCCTTTacatgcaatgaatgtgggaaaggttTCACCCAAAAGGTAGTCCTTATTAAccatcagaaaattcatattGGAGAAAAACCTTTGACTTGTAGTGAAAAAGAGGAAACCTCCAGTAATAGTAAAATACCCCAAAGCCAACAGAAAGTTCATTCTGGAGAGAAGCGATTTTGTTGTGGTGAATGTGGTAAAGGCTTCTGCTGGAGAGCAAACCTTATTAGACATCGGAAaactcacactggagagaaaccctttgaatgtaatgaatgtgggaaagccttcactgAGAGGAATTACCTTGTTgtccatcagagaattcatactggagagaaaccctttgaatgtaatgaatgtgggaaagccttcagccgAAGAACAAATCTTATAAcccatcaaagaattcatactaaAGAGAAACCTTTcccatgtaatgaatgtggaaaagccttcagtaGGGGTAAAGCCCTCAAaaagcatcagagaattcatactggagagaaatttTTTGAATGTAATGTATGTAAGAAGGGCTTCAATCATAGGGGACACTTGGTTTCTCATCAGAGAACTCATAAGAGAGGGAAACCTATCTCTTGTGATCAATGTGGGAAAATCTTCAGtcgaaagacagtccttgttagACATCAGAAAActcattctggagagaaaccattctcatgtagtgaatgtgggaaagcctttggTGAAAGTGAAACCCTCAAAAGGCATTGGagagttcatactggagagaaaccctttgaatgtaatgtGTGTAAGAAAGCCTTTAGTCAGAAGGGGCACCTGCTTTCccatcagagaactcatactgcATTGGAACTCTTTGAATGTAATGAACGTGAAAAAACTGCCAGTCAGAAGGATCCTCTTATTGCCCATCAGAGAACCCATGCTGGGGGAAAACCTTTCACATGTGTTGAATGTGGGGAAGCTTTCAGTGAGATTAAAGACCTCAAAAAACATCAGAGAACTCATAGTGGAGAGAAGTCTTTTacatgtagtgaatgtggaaaagttTTCAGTGAGAATGAGGCCCTGAAAaagcatcagaaaattcatactgaagggaaaccctttgaatgtaataTATGTAAGAAAGCCTTTAATCAGAAGGAAcacctgatttctcatcaaaaaACCCATATTACAGTGAACTTCTTTGAATGTATTGAATGTGAGAAAACCTTCAGTGAGAAGGATCATCTTATTACCCATCAGAAAACCCATGCTGGGGTAAAACTTTTCACATGTATTGAATGTGGGGAAGCCTTCAGTGAGAGTAAAGACTTCAAAAAACATCAGAAAACTCATAGTGGAGAGAAATCTTTCACAGGTAGTGAATGTAGGAAAGCCTACAGTGAGAGTGAGGCCCTCAAAaagcatcagaaaattcatactgaagggaaaccctttgaatgtaatgtATGTAAGAAAGCCTTTAGTCAGAAGGAAcacctgatttctcatcaaaaaACTCATACTGCAGTGAAActctttgaatgtaatgaatgtgggaaaactttcAATGAGAAAGATAGTCTTATTAGCCATCAGAGAACCCATACAGGGGGAAAACCTTTCACATGTATTGAATGTGGGGAAGCCTTCAGTGAAAGTGAGACCCTCAAAAAGCATCAGAAAATTCatgctggagagaaaccctttgagtGTAATGTATGTAAGAAAGCCTTTAGTCAGAAGGGAcacctgatttctcatcaaaaaATTCACACTGCATTAAAActctttgaatgtaatgaatgtgagaaAACTTTCAGTGAGAAGGATCATCTTATTACCCACCAGAGAACACATACTGAGGGAAAACCTCAGTATATTGAATGTGGAGAAGGCTTCAATGAAAATGAAGCCCTCAAAAAACATCAGAAGACCCATAGTGGaaagaaaccctttgaatgtaatgtATGTAAGAAAGACTTTAGTCAGAAGGAACACCTAATTTCTCATCAAAAAACTCATACTGCAGTGAAACTCTTTGAATGTAACGAACATGAGAAAACCTCCAGTGAGAAGGATCATCTTATTACTCATCAGAGAACCCATACTGGGGAAAAACCTTTCACATGTATTGAATGTGGGGAAGCTTTCTGTGAGAGTGAAGATCTCAAAAAACATCAGAAAACTCATAGTGGAGAGAAGCCCTTTGAATGTGATGTATGTAAGAAAGCCTTTAGTCTGAAGGGAcacctgatttctcatcaaaaaACTCATATTACAGTGAACTTCTTTGAATGTATTGAATGTGAGAAAACCTTCAGTGAGAAGGATCATCTTATTACCCATCAGAAAACCCATGCTGGGGTAAAACTTTTCACATGTATTGAATGTGGGGAATCCTTCAGCGAGAGTAAAGACCTCAAAAAACATCAGAGAACTCATCGTGAAGAGAAATCTTTCACATGtattgaatgtgggaaagctttcagtgAGAGTGAAGCCCTCAAAAAGCATCAGAAAGTTCATTCTGGAGAGAAGCCCTTTGAATGTAATGTGTGTAAGAAAGCCTTTAGTCAGAAGGAAcacctgatttctcatcaaaaaACTCATATTACAGTGAACTTCTTTGAATGTATTGAATGTGAGAAAACCTTCAGTGAGAAGGATCATCTTATTACCCATCAGAAAACCCATGCTGGGGTAAAACTTTTCACATGTATTGAATGTGGGGAATCCTTCAGTGAGAGTAAAGACCTGAGAAAACATCAGAGAACTCATCGTGGAGAGAAATCTTTTACCtgcagtgaatgtgggaaagccttcagtgaGAGTGAAGCCCTCAAAAAGCATCAGAAAGTTCATGCTGGAGAGAAGCCCTTTGAATGTAATGTATGTAAGAAAGCCTTTAGTCAGAAGGAACATCTGATTTCTCATCAAAAAACTCATACTTCAGTGAAACTCTCTGAATGTAATGAAGGTGGGAAAACTTTCAATGAGAAGGATAGTCTCGTTATTCATCAGAGAACTCATAGTGGAGAGAAACCGTTcacatgtaatgaatgtggaaaagccttcaatGAGCGTAAAGCCCTCAAaaagcatcagagaattcatactgagGAGAAATCCTTTGACTGTAATCAATGTGGGAAAGTCTTTGGTGAGAAAGAACATCTTATTACACACCAGAAAACCCATACTGGAGAGAAAGCCTTTgagtgtagtgaatgtgggaaaaacTTCAGCCGGAAGGAAAATCTTGTTAGACATCAAATAATTCACACTGGGGAGAAATCTTTTGAACGTAACAAATATAGGAAATCTTTCAGTCAGAGGATGCACTTCATTTATCATCAGGGAATTCATGCTGGaaagaaaccctttgaatgtagtgagtgtgggaaagcctttagtgAGAAACGAACGCTTAATAGACATCAGAAAACTCATACTGGAGTGAAACCctttaaatgtaatgaatgtaagAAAGCCTTCAGCCGAAGGACAATCCTTATTATccatcagagaactcatactggagtGAAACCTTTTATATGTAATGAATGTGGTAAAGCCTTCAGCCAAACCGGACATGTTATCCGACAccagagaactcatactggaaTGAAACCGtttgaatgcaatgaatgtgggaaatcctTCAGTGAGAAGGATCATCTTATTACCCATCAGAGatctcatactggagagaaaccctttgcatgtaatgaatgtgggaaagccttcagccgAAGAACAATTCTTATTACCCATCAGAGAACACATACTGGAGTGAAGCCCTTTGAATGTAAGGAATGTAGGAAAGCTTTCAGCCAGCGGGGACACCTCATttatcatcagagaattcatactggagagaagccctttGAATGTAacgaatgtggaaaagccttcagctGGAGGGCAAACCTACTGACTCATCGTAGAACTCATAGTGAAGCGAAACCCTTTGCATGTAAAGATTGTGGGAAGACCTTCATTGAGAGGCAAACCCTTTTCAGACATAAGAGAACTCATACTTCACCAAAATCCTGTTCATTGTAA
- the LOC118857174 gene encoding small ubiquitin-related modifier 2-like, translated as LLLFLLLLFLTIITIIFLLLLLLLPLLLRLLLLPQFPWSGPSWCLFCEAAAEETAGLAMADEKPKEGVKTENNDHINLKVAGQDGSVVQFKIKRHTPLSKLMKAYCERQGLSMRQIRFRFDGQPINETDTPAQLEMEDEDTIDVFQQQTGGAY; from the coding sequence ctcctcctttttcttctcctcctcttcctcaccatcatcaccatcatcttcctcctcctcctcctcctcctgcccctgcTCCTGCGGCTGCTGCTTCTCCCCCAGTTCCCTTGGAGCGGACCGTCCTGGTGCCTCTTTTGTGAAGCGGCGGCTGAGGAGACCGCGGGACTCGCCATGGCCGACGAAAAGCCGAAGGAAGGagtcaagactgaaaacaacgACCACATTAATTTGAAGGTGGCCGGGCAAGATGGTTCAGTGGTGCAATTTAAGATTAAGAGGCACACACCACTTAGTAAACTAATGAAAGCCTATTGTGAACGACAGGGTTTGTCAATGAGGCAGATCAGATTCCGATTTGATGGGCAAccaatcaatgaaacagacaCACCTGCACAGTTGGAAATGGAGGATGAAGATACAATTGATGTattccagcagcagacaggaggCGCTTACTAA